The DNA region TTTGCTGGAGGGCCGGGTCGTCGTGTTTGTGGACACTTCGCCCAGCGTCATGATTTTGCCCACGACCTTTTTCGATTTGTGCCAGCACGCGGAGGAAAACCGGCAAACGCCGTTTATGGGCACTTATTTGCGGTGGGTGCGCTTTTTCGGCATCCTGGCATCCTTGTTTCTGCTGCCGCTCTGGCTTCTGATCGTCGTTCATCCCGAATACAAACCGGCGCTGCTCGCTTTTCTCGGACCGGAGAAAACCGCGAAAATCCCTTTGATCGCCCAGTTTCTGATCGTGGAATTCGGCGTCGATTTAATGCGGATGGCCGCGGTCCACACGCCAACCCCGCTGGCCTCCGCTATGGGTCTGATCGCGGCCATCCTGATCGGGGACATCGCCGTACAGACCGGCTTTTTCGTCAATGAGGTCGTATTGTACATGGCCGTGGCGGCGATCGGGATGTTTGCGACGCCGAGTTATGAGTTGGGCTTGGCCAACCGGATCATCCGGCTTGCTCTTTTGCTTGCGGTGGCGGCATTCGGGGCCCCTGGATTCATTGTCGGGGTAACTGCGTTTATCGTGCTGCTGACGATGCGGCGCTCGTACAACGCTTCATATTTGTGGCCATTTATACCATTTAATGCAAAGGCTATGGCGGCCGTGTTGGTCCGCGTTCCGGTCATGACTTCCAAACAAAGACCGTCGTCCAACAGAACACGGGACAACACGAGAATGCCGAAAAAATAAGGGTTATTGGCTTGTCTTGCACAAAACACAAATGTTATTCGAAAAAATCCATTTTTCAGCGCACCGGTTGTTTGCTATACTGGTGTAAAATTGAAAGTGGAGGACTGCATAGAATGTATTTACACGGTACCAGCAAAATCAACGCAAAAGGCCATCTCGAGATCGGCGGTTGCGACACGGTTGAGCTGAAACAACAATTCGGCACGCCGCTATATATCGTAGATGAAGCACTCGTTCGGCAAAGATGCCGTGAATATATGGATGCTTTCCGGGCATCGGGGCTGTCCTTTCAGGTAGCTTACGCCAGCAAAGCATTCTGTGTCATGGCGATGTGCCGGCTGGCCGAAGAGGAGGGATTGTCGCTTGACGTCGTCTCCGAAGGCGAATTGTATACGGCTTTGCAAGCAGGCTTTCCCGCGCAGCGCATCCATTTTCATGGCAACAACAAGACGCTGGATGAACTGGAAATGGCCATGTCGGCAGGCATCGGCTGTTTTGTGGCGGACAATTTTACCGAGCTCCACATGCTGCAGGCGCTCGCCGCGGAGAAAGGCATCAAGGTTAACGTGCTGCTGCGCGTGACGCCGGGCGTTGAAGCTCATACGCATGAATATATTTCCACCGGGCAGACGGATTCCAAATTCGGATTCGACATTGGCAACGGTTCCGCGTTTGAAGCGGTGGAACTGGCTTCCCGGAGCCTTAATCTGAATCTGCTCGGGGTTCATTCCCATATCGGATCGCAAATTTTCGAAACGGAAGGTTTCCAGCTTGCCGTGGAGCGCGTTGCCGCGTTTGCGATGCAGGTGAAAGAGAAGCTGAACGTCGTATTTAAGGTGGTCAACTTGGGCGGCGGGTTCGGCATCCGTTATACGGAAGAAGATACTCCGCTTAAAGTGGCGGACTACGTCCGCGCGATCACCGATGCGGTGAAGCAGCATTTTTCGAGCTATCCCGAGCTTCCGGAAATTTGGGTGGAACCGGGCCGGAGCATCGTCGGCGACGCCGGCACCACGCTGTACACGGTGGGAACGAGCAAGGACATCCCCGGCGTGCGCAAATATGTGGCGGTCGACGGCGGGATGACGGACAACCCGCGTCCGGCGCTGTACGACTCCAAATACGAAGCCATGCTGGCTAACCGCGCTTATGACGAGAACGAGGAGACCGTATCGATCGCCGGCAAATGCTGCGAAAGCGGCGATATGCTGATCTGGGACGTGGAGCTGCCGAAAGTGAATAGCGGCGACCTGCTTGCCGTCGCTTGCACGGGGGCTTACAACTACGCCATGGCCAGCAACTACAACCGGATTCGCCGTCCGGCGGTCGTGTTCGTCCAAGACGGGCACAGCGATTTGGTCGTGAAGCGGGAATCGCTGCAGGATCTGGTCGCGTGCGACGTGATTCCGGAGCGGATTTCGAAGCAACCTTCGCTGAAATAATCAGATCTTTTATAAGAGGCGGAACCGGTTGCGTCTTTCCACCAGCGAAAGCGGACCTGTTCCGCTGTTTTGCGTGCCGGGCTTTTTTCTAGTAAACTGAAAGAGGTTTGTCTAAGACCTTAAAGAAGAAGGGTGTGTAACGATATGAAAAAAGGCAAAATCGTCTTGGAAAAAGGCGGAGAAGTAGAAATTCAGTTTCTGCCGGAAGAAGCTCCGGGTACGGTAGCCAACTTCGAGAAGCTGGCCAACTCCGGATTTTATAACGGACTAACGTTCCATCGCGTGATTCCGGGCTTCGTGGCGCAAGGCGGCTGTCCAATCGGCACCGGCACCGGCGGGCCTGGCTACACGATCAAATGCGAGACGGCAACCAATACGACGAAGCACGAACGCGGCGTACTGTCGATGGCGCATGCCGGCAAAGACACGGGCGGCAGCCAGTTCTTCATCGTGTATGAGCCGCAGCCGCATTTGAACGGGGTTCACACGGTATTTGGCAAGGTTACTTCGGGGATGGAACTCGTGGATGAAATCCGCCCTGGCGACAAGATGAAGGAAGTTAGCGTTTGGGACGAAGCCTAAACGAAAAGCATAGCGAAGGGGTGCCCGCATGGCTAAACAACTTGGCCGTGGAGCACCCCTTTTCTTGGTTTAATATTTTTGAACAACCTCTTTAGGATTTTCTCTGATGCGCAGCCTCATCCTTCACTTCTTCGCGCATACCTTCAATGGCGTTCAGCCGTCTTTCGTTTTTCTCCTCGATATGCTGTTTCTCTCCGCCGGAGATTTCGTCGGCATGCTCGCTTAGGTAATCCTGTCCTTCACGGAAGTTTTCGATCGTATCTTGAATGCTATCCTGCAGTTTCTCCACGTTATCGGAACGGTCATCTGGTTTGGCCACGTTAAATTCCTCCTGAAGTGTAATGATTATTCGTTGGGGATTTCCGTGGTTATGGTTGCCTTTTTCGGCGCGATTTATTCACTTTTGGCGGGCGTGGTGATGATTTTTCGATATTCCAATGGGGTCATGCCGATTGATTTTTTGAATTGCTTGCAAAAATAGGACGTATCGGAGAAACCAACGGAAGCCGCAATCCAGTTTACCGTTTTATCCTGGTCCGCGAGCAGTTGCTTGGCTTTGTTCAGACGGATCGACAACAACAATTGCAGAGGGCTCATACCGTATTTATGTTTTACGCAGCGAATAATATGCGCGGGATGGAAGGCGTATTGCTCGGCGAGCTCGTTCAAAGTAAAACTTTGCCCATAGTTTAAAGTAAACAGATCGTAAATCTCCGCCGCAACGTCTTTTTCAACGGTACGTTCATTAGAGTCGCAAAAAATGGTCAATATTTTAAGAAACAGCTGTTGATATTGTATTTGCGAAATGGTGGAAGGGTAAAACAGCTTTTCATTGTGATATTTATCGATTTTGACTTGCGAGATATCGTCCATGTGGCTTTTTAGGACGTCGTGTAGGCTCTTATCGATCATTCCGTACTGCGGCAGTGAAATGTAAAAAGTATCTTTTTTATAATACTTGTGTTTGTTCATTTTGGCGGATGCATAGGAAATGGGACTTTCCGAATAAGAGTAACTGCCCGTTGTGGAGAAATGAATCCAGGAAAAGGCAGTGTCGGTCGTGCACGGTTTGTATCCCTTATGCAGATTGTCCGGCGGCAAAATTAAAAATTGCCCAGGCTCCACGATATATTTCCGTCCGTTTTCCTCCAGATAAAGCGCTCCGCTAAATACGAAGATCAAATCAAAGGTATTGTTAAGAATGCGCCGTTCATGAATATCGCCTTTCCGAAAAAGTGAAATGCCCCCAACAATCAGATGGGGCAGTGGAGGACAACTGAAATTGATATATAACATTCCGAATTCCTCCCATGTTCATTTTGTTTTATTTAAGATATCACTTTAAATGGGGAGAAATCAATGACAAGAGTTGGAGACCGGATTCGGCGAAGGTGCTGAAGTTTATAAAATGCTAATAATGTTATATTTTAAAAGTTAATAATGAACTATTCTTTGCTAATTTTAATAATTTTAAAAACCCGTCCCGGCTTCCATACTTAGGTTATAAAACTTTTTCATTCCGTCGACGGTGAAGCAGTTTTGTAAGCGTTATTATCCAAGGTAAACAACATCATGAATGAGGTGAGAGCAATGCTGGGTGTTTTAAAAAATTATAAATTTTCGATTATTTTGCTGGCCGGCGTGTTGGTCGGCGGGATTGCCGGTACGATTCTTTGGCGAACGCTCATCCGTATTGCAGCCCTTTGCGGATGTTTTTCTGAATCTGGTGTTCTGCATTATCGTTCCGCTGGTTTTTGTGTCGATTGCCAGTTCGATCGCCAGTATGACGAACTTGAAAAAGCTAGGAAAAATTCTTGGCATCTTTTTTATGGTGATTGTGGTTACGGGCTTGATTACTGCCGTACTGGCGCTGATCAGCGGGCTCATTTTTAATCCGGCGCTGAACTCGCACGTAACTTTCGGGGAAGCGGTGCAAACCGACAACAGCTCTTTGGATCTTGTGAGATTGTTTACGGTTTCCGATTTTGTCGAGCTTTTGTCTTTAAAAAATATGATGGCCTTAATCGTGTTTGCCATCTTGTTCGGGATATCCGTAAGCTCGATCGGGGAGATTGGAGAGCCTGTGGTCAAGCTGCTAAACAGCTTGTCCGCCGTGCTGAACAAAATCGTATCGATCATCATGTATTACGCGCCCGTCGGCATCGCCTGTTATTTCGCCACATTAATCGGAAAAGTCGGCAACCAGGTGGTATGGTCCGTGGCCCGGGCTTCCATTATTTACTCCGTCTTCTGCATCTTGTTTTTCATCTTATTTTCGGTTCTAGCCTCATATTACGGCGGGGGGACCACCGGGCTTAAGAGGTTCTGGAAAAATATATGGCTGCCGCTGACGACCGCCATGGGAACCTGCAGCAGTACGGCTTGCATCCCGGTCAACCGGCTGGCTGCCAAAGATATGGGCATCCCTGATGAAATCAGCGATATCATTATTCCGCTAGGGGCCAGCGTGCATAAAAACGGGGTTGTCAGCGTTCAAATGATTAAAATCGTGTTTTTGTTCGGAATTTTAAACATAACGATGGGGCCGGCGGATATGGTTACGGCGATTCTCGTGGCTTTGATCAGCGGAATTATCGTTGGCACGATCCCGAGCGGAGGATTCATTGGCGAGATGTTTATCTGTACTGCTTTTGGCTTTCCCATGGAAGCGGTTCCGATTCTGGTGATTATGGGCACGATTACGGATCCGTTCTGCACGATGGTGAACGTGACGGGTGACACGGCTATAAGCATGGTCATTGCGCGGATTATCGAAGGGAAGAACTGGGTGAAAAACAAAATCGGCAACTTGACACAAGCTTGAGATTAGAGAGGATGTACGCATATGGATAGGGAAGAGGTCAAAAAACACCGCCAGGAGATCGTGAAACTGGACTGCGATAGCATTTATATAGGTAATTTGTATACGGTGGATACCGATCTGGAGCTGCCTTCCACAGGCAAGCATGGCTCATCCATTACCTGGGAATCGAAAGAAATTCTTTTTTTAAGTCATACTGGCAAGGTCACCAGACCAACTTTTGGCGTTGGAAATCGAATCGTTCCTCTGGTAGCCACGGTTACCTTTGAAGGGGAATCCCTACAGAGAACCTTTGATGTCACCGTGCTGGAAGAAGAGTATAAAGCCGAAATCGTTGAGGTCTATCCAGTTGAGGTCCAAACGGCAGCAGGAATCAAGCCGGAATTGCCGACCGTCGTTGTCGTCCGAAACGATACCGGAAGCCGGACAGTAAGCCATGTCTCCTGGGAGCCGATCGAAAGGGAAAGGTATCAACAAACGGGTGGCTTTACGATCCAAGGCAAGCTGGAGGAAACCGGATGGCAGGCTGAAGCAAAAGTGACAGTGATGACGGATACGGATGAAGTGATTCCGCACACCCCAAAAGTATATGCTTTTGGCGGTCAAAGCGTACGGCTTGAGGCGGATACGGAGTTTGCAGCGGCGATGAACCGTTCACTGGAGTATCTGTTATCCGTGGATGACGATCAGATGCTGTATAATTTTAGGGCGGCCGCCCATTTGGATGTTAAAGGCGCCAAACCGATGACGGGCTGGGACGCTCCGGAGTGCAACCTAAAGGGGCATACGACAGGGCATTATCTATCCGCTTTAGCGCTTGCCTATAGTGCTACAGGGGGAAATTCGGCCATCAAAGACAAAATGGACTATATGATTGCCGAGTTGAGCCGCTGCCAAAACGTCATGTCGGAGCTGCCCGGTTATCATCAGGGATTTCTTAGCGCTTACTCGGAGGATCAGTTTAATCTGTTGGAAGAGTATTCCACTTATCCGACGATTTGGGCGCCTTATTATACCTTGCATAAAATTATGGCCGGACTGCTGGACTGCTATACTCTGGCCGGGAATAAACACGCCCTGGTGATGTGTGTTCGCTTAGGCGATTGGGTATACCGGCGGCTGAGCCAGCTCTCCAAGGAACAACGCCAGAAAATGTGGTCACTCTATATTGCCGGAGAATTCGGCGGCATGAACGAGGTTTTGACGAACCTGTACCTGATCACGCAGAACCGGAACTACTTGGCAGCCGCAAAATATTTTGATAATGAGCAATTATTATTCCCGATGAAGGAAAATATCGATACCCTCGGCGATATGCACGCCAATCAGCATATTCCGCAAATCATCGGCGCTTTGAAACTATTTGAGGCGGAAGGCGAGAAAGCCTATTATGAGGCGGCCAAAAACTTTTGGCGTATGGTTACGGAAGACCACGCTTATCAAATCGGCGGCGTCGGCGAGACGGAAATGTTCAAAGAGCCCGGCAAGATCGCCGCTTATTTGACCGATAAAACCGCAGAGACCTGCGCCAGCTACAATATGTTAAAGCTGACCAAAGAACTGTTCTGTTTCGAACCTAAAAAGGAATACATGGACTATTATGAGAGAACGCTTTACAATCATATTTTGGCAACGGGAAACAGCAAGCGGGCAGATGGGGGAAGCACCTATTTCCTGCCTTTAGCCCCGGGTTCTTGCAAGAAATTCGATACCCATGAAAATACCTGCTGCCATGGCACCGGTTTGGAAAACCATTTTAAATATCAGGAAAGCATTTATTTCCATGATCAGGATAACTTGTTCGTCAACCTGTATATACCGTCCACTTTGTCGTGGAAAGAGAAGGGGATTACCGTATCCCAAAAAAGAAATAGAGGAGAGTTTGCCGAGACCGTGCAGTTTTTTGTTGACGGCGGGAAGGAGTTAAACATCCGCTTTAGAATTCCCGAGTGGGCGGCGGAGCGCTCCATCAGGGTAAAGATGAACGATGAAATTGTAGCGGCCCCGCGCCAAGAGGACGGATATATTCAAATCCAAAATGTCTGGGAACACGATAAAGTAGAACTTATTTTTCCTTACTCTTTAAGATTGGTAAGCACTCCGGACGATGCTCGCATAAAAAGCGTTTTGTTCGGGCCTTATGTTCTGGCGGCGATCCATGAGGAACAGGATTTTATCGCCTGGCCTTACAGTGAAGAACAATTCGTAGAGCGAATGAAAAAATCGGAAGGAGATTTGCATTTCACTCTGGACGGCACGCGGTTTGTTCCGTTGTATCAAATCCAGGATCAGCGGTTTCATGCTTATTTTAAGTTTTGAAGATCAAAAGGCCAGTTTTGTGATAAACTGGTCTTTTTTTGCATGAGTTGGTTGCAGATCAACATCCGGTGGCCGGACACTTTGCACGATTATCCCATTTGCTCAGGAGGCAAAGAAGAAGACAAATTCAGAAGAAGGGGATATAATTGGGCAAGGTAGATATATTTGGAGTAGGGGATATGTCTGAGATAGGTGGGCATGTTTTCTTCCGCTCCGGGTAGGCTCAGCCGACGCCGTCCGGTGTACTCGTTTAGGTACTTCTGCAAGTGCTTCAGTCCCAAAGCTACATACGTACCCTTCAGCGATTCTCATGCCTAGTACTCTACTCAAGCCGGAAATCTCGCTTGAACCGCCTCATTTATTCCCTAAACTCTTTTTCTTTATCCCGTCACAGCCCTCACCCCCCTGCCCCCCTGAACGAAAGGGATAATCGTGCAAGCAGCATGCAGGGACACTAAGATATGAACGATGTATAAGATTTTAATTTTGGAGATGAAAATTTGCCCTTTTTCAACAATGGGATGGGGAAAATGAAAGATTTTTCAGTATGATGCATGAGAATAAAAAAGATTGTAAGTTGAAGATTAACAAACTGAATAAAGCAAATCCCTCAGCCGATGAGGAAATAATAAGGAAGATACCGTTTTGAAAAAATTATTAACTGTACTAATTTGTGCATTAACTTTAATAGGGTGTAATCATGAATCCAGTATTATTGAACCAAATGCAACTGATCCCGAAAGCGAAACAAAATCAGTTTCGCCGATAGTCTATAAAACTTTTGCAAATGAAGAATTCACCATCCAATATCCGGAGGATTGGGATGAGTTCGATATCACTATATTTAATAACCCCATGATCAAAATGGCTGTGAAAAACAATAATTCTGAAAATTCGTTTGCTGACAATATCAATGTGGTAGTCGAACCCAACAATTTCTCGAGCATGTCGGCCAAAGATATTGCAGAGTATGCCGTAGAAAATTTAAAGCAAAATCAAAGTGCTGCGGGGATGGATAATTTTAAGAAGCTGAAATTCGAGGATAAAATGTTCTTTAGTAGGGATGCAGGTATTTTAATATGTGAATACAAGCACAGCGCTACTGGCGCCCAAGTTATTTTGACTCAGTTTATTGTACCGCTAGAGTCAAATATCTACACAGTTTCTATCTCTTTATCAAATGATTCTTATAAATCGATCGGAGAAGATTTAGTCAAAAATGTATTTGGGTCGTTCGTGGTCAGCGATATAGAAAAGAATGCCGAGGAGAGTCAAGCAGCGTCTCAAAATCAAGCAACTAACGGTTCTTATGAATGGAACCTTGCTGATGAAAACCCAGAGACGAATGGAAATGTTATCATTGCTTTAGATTACTTAATTGAGTCTGGACCATTAACGGAAGGCAGTCATGAAGATATTGCCAAAGTTTTTAAGGCTCCGTGGGATTATTATGGAAAGCCCATTGCCTTTGAAGGAATCGTTAGTTTAGTCCAAGACTACCCACCTGAATCTGAAACTTTTTTACGTTCAGAAGTATTACTGTCAACTGAAGATAACACTATTATAGATATACTTTCAACAGTTCCAAGTGGTAACTTAAAAGAAGATGACGCAGTGTCGATTAACGGATTGGTCGTCGGAAGAATGGAAGTAGAAAATGCAATCGGCGGCACCTTTACCCACCTTATTGTTATCACAAATAATCTGGAGTAACTAACTTATCTCATTGATGCGCAGCTTGTGAATAATATCTAAACTTAAACGTTGGCTGGACCATGAAGATTTGCAGTTAGCGGTGATCGTCCGAATCGAGCTGCAAAAGAAACAGGCTATGGTGCTCTAGAGCCTGTTTCTTTGGATTCTATTGGGAAGAAGAGGTGAAGTCAATGACCATACGGCCCTGGATTTTGCCTTCCTCCATCTCCTCAAAGATATGGTTGATGTCCTCAAT from Paenibacillus macerans includes:
- the lysA gene encoding diaminopimelate decarboxylase, producing the protein MYLHGTSKINAKGHLEIGGCDTVELKQQFGTPLYIVDEALVRQRCREYMDAFRASGLSFQVAYASKAFCVMAMCRLAEEEGLSLDVVSEGELYTALQAGFPAQRIHFHGNNKTLDELEMAMSAGIGCFVADNFTELHMLQALAAEKGIKVNVLLRVTPGVEAHTHEYISTGQTDSKFGFDIGNGSAFEAVELASRSLNLNLLGVHSHIGSQIFETEGFQLAVERVAAFAMQVKEKLNVVFKVVNLGGGFGIRYTEEDTPLKVADYVRAITDAVKQHFSSYPELPEIWVEPGRSIVGDAGTTLYTVGTSKDIPGVRKYVAVDGGMTDNPRPALYDSKYEAMLANRAYDENEETVSIAGKCCESGDMLIWDVELPKVNSGDLLAVACTGAYNYAMASNYNRIRRPAVVFVQDGHSDLVVKRESLQDLVACDVIPERISKQPSLK
- a CDS encoding peptidylprolyl isomerase, with the protein product MKKGKIVLEKGGEVEIQFLPEEAPGTVANFEKLANSGFYNGLTFHRVIPGFVAQGGCPIGTGTGGPGYTIKCETATNTTKHERGVLSMAHAGKDTGGSQFFIVYEPQPHLNGVHTVFGKVTSGMELVDEIRPGDKMKEVSVWDEA
- the tlp gene encoding small acid-soluble spore protein Tlp; amino-acid sequence: MAKPDDRSDNVEKLQDSIQDTIENFREGQDYLSEHADEISGGEKQHIEEKNERRLNAIEGMREEVKDEAAHQRKS
- a CDS encoding AraC family transcriptional regulator, which produces MLYINFSCPPLPHLIVGGISLFRKGDIHERRILNNTFDLIFVFSGALYLEENGRKYIVEPGQFLILPPDNLHKGYKPCTTDTAFSWIHFSTTGSYSYSESPISYASAKMNKHKYYKKDTFYISLPQYGMIDKSLHDVLKSHMDDISQVKIDKYHNEKLFYPSTISQIQYQQLFLKILTIFCDSNERTVEKDVAAEIYDLFTLNYGQSFTLNELAEQYAFHPAHIIRCVKHKYGMSPLQLLLSIRLNKAKQLLADQDKTVNWIAASVGFSDTSYFCKQFKKSIGMTPLEYRKIITTPAKSE
- a CDS encoding dicarboxylate/amino acid:cation symporter, whose amino-acid sequence is MQPFADVFLNLVFCIIVPLVFVSIASSIASMTNLKKLGKILGIFFMVIVVTGLITAVLALISGLIFNPALNSHVTFGEAVQTDNSSLDLVRLFTVSDFVELLSLKNMMALIVFAILFGISVSSIGEIGEPVVKLLNSLSAVLNKIVSIIMYYAPVGIACYFATLIGKVGNQVVWSVARASIIYSVFCILFFILFSVLASYYGGGTTGLKRFWKNIWLPLTTAMGTCSSTACIPVNRLAAKDMGIPDEISDIIIPLGASVHKNGVVSVQMIKIVFLFGILNITMGPADMVTAILVALISGIIVGTIPSGGFIGEMFICTAFGFPMEAVPILVIMGTITDPFCTMVNVTGDTAISMVIARIIEGKNWVKNKIGNLTQA
- a CDS encoding beta-L-arabinofuranosidase domain-containing protein, with the translated sequence MDREEVKKHRQEIVKLDCDSIYIGNLYTVDTDLELPSTGKHGSSITWESKEILFLSHTGKVTRPTFGVGNRIVPLVATVTFEGESLQRTFDVTVLEEEYKAEIVEVYPVEVQTAAGIKPELPTVVVVRNDTGSRTVSHVSWEPIERERYQQTGGFTIQGKLEETGWQAEAKVTVMTDTDEVIPHTPKVYAFGGQSVRLEADTEFAAAMNRSLEYLLSVDDDQMLYNFRAAAHLDVKGAKPMTGWDAPECNLKGHTTGHYLSALALAYSATGGNSAIKDKMDYMIAELSRCQNVMSELPGYHQGFLSAYSEDQFNLLEEYSTYPTIWAPYYTLHKIMAGLLDCYTLAGNKHALVMCVRLGDWVYRRLSQLSKEQRQKMWSLYIAGEFGGMNEVLTNLYLITQNRNYLAAAKYFDNEQLLFPMKENIDTLGDMHANQHIPQIIGALKLFEAEGEKAYYEAAKNFWRMVTEDHAYQIGGVGETEMFKEPGKIAAYLTDKTAETCASYNMLKLTKELFCFEPKKEYMDYYERTLYNHILATGNSKRADGGSTYFLPLAPGSCKKFDTHENTCCHGTGLENHFKYQESIYFHDQDNLFVNLYIPSTLSWKEKGITVSQKRNRGEFAETVQFFVDGGKELNIRFRIPEWAAERSIRVKMNDEIVAAPRQEDGYIQIQNVWEHDKVELIFPYSLRLVSTPDDARIKSVLFGPYVLAAIHEEQDFIAWPYSEEQFVERMKKSEGDLHFTLDGTRFVPLYQIQDQRFHAYFKF